The Ranitomeya imitator isolate aRanImi1 chromosome 8, aRanImi1.pri, whole genome shotgun sequence genome window below encodes:
- the CCDC66 gene encoding coiled-coil domain-containing protein 66 isoform X2 — MNLGDGLMLETQILNGKPKLILAPYGVQEKITKQVGNKGRTHKTALKGKSPAQVLHVVQNNSAKAEQPVLKARSAVGGAPPGKSPANVLKDLENKHHDQNVQQTRLDAGRGKPVPKKISNVPKQRLQQKPPISAEELRESLVCLTQEQFQQILMTINQGSKPVTSDQTEEKQETGEDLTENPAEEEADINLLSTSDQTRDMQTVSLFSTLGERERDKSVQEARKAQWRRELDEQVALKKKLKEADKDGINVRHRETYDRDSSVSQRTVSSDLLKNTPLNDDSTPDQEDLMLKTSTGTETSESSPLGRASSFSSPELPAAIRSAFVLGEAAPLDHPFSAVKRQQQKKWLEELNKQREEAAVRKMEEKQKLQESVQHDHWAMHFDSFKKPSPVAQNTVPFLQLENPQPSSEPLGGTVSLSANPHQPEQLETVKSTEEKDFQSQKAGFLRTMTSLLDPVQIEERDRKRVKQLEHQKAIAAQVEEKRRRKQLEDEQRLMEEQEEERRLAREREEMRQQYEEDSFKQKQKEEVLDQKTKELYQRMQKAQEEAQRLKQEQRMRHLLQKGHDISNLQKNTTGDTLYPEISSAASRTTDVRSDDQNITSSVMKPSTLTVTSPRRDTAVQTDDLNFVMKPYPVSHCKEMTWRHQHNASPDIPIEFKDQQRKADVQTNKSHVQRDRNDSSKENTNAYNDVYDQFARTEKQGKEHGRKPDWNKNRPPKKYIPASERYPRGLQKQREESKVRRQIELMHLVEKNSSNNLHLRKGKSPEKSPTPREEAKISPHRGDVKTRQEARKQEDRVQTIELSFKRPDSPPVPAVKNRLHHAQKRSTITPIPLVHNGNTVSIQRHVTPDLEKLESDRPPSSQFVPYVRTKEIYYLDPDAPMSRPSTHEPQHNPPGNDQESQQIFISVHAKDPLLNPNVVRNKDRQQAILRGLSELRKGLLQKQRELETGLMPDV; from the exons GGATGGACTGATGCTTGAAACTCAGATTTTGAATGGCAAACCCAAGCTTATCTTGGCTCCCTATG ggGTGCAAGAGAAAATAACAAAACAG GTGGGTAACAAGGGAAGGACACACAAAACAGCGCTAAAAGGAAAGAGTCCGGCTCAAGTGCTGCATGTGGTACAGAACAACAGTGCCAAAGCCGAGCAGCCGGTGCTGAAAGCCAGATCTGCCGTTGGAGGAGCGCCACCGGGCAAATCTCCTGCCAATGTACTCAAGGACCTTGAAAACAAACATCATGACCAAAATGTGCAACAAACAAGGCTGGACGCCGGCAGGGGGAAGCCCGTGCCCAAAAAGATATCTAATGTGCCAAAGCAGAGACTACAGCAGAAGCCGCCAATCTCTGCTGAGGAGCTGCGGGAGAGTCTGGTGTGTCTCACCCAGGAGCAATTCCAGCAAATCCTGATGACCATTAATCAGGGCAGCAAACCTGTGACCAGCGACCAGACAG AGGAGAAACAAGAAACAGGAGAAGACCTTACAGAAAACCCAGCGGAGGAGGAGGCAGACATAAATCTTCTTTCTACCAGTGACCAGACCCGTGATAT GCAAACGGTGAGCTTGTTCAGTACCCTGGGGGAGCGGGAGAGAGACAAGAGCGTGCAGGAAGCCAGGAAAGCCCAGTGGAGGAGAGAGCTGG ATGAACAAGTTGCTTTAAAGAAGAAGTTGAAGGAGGCCGATAAGGATGGAATAAATGTCCGACATCGGGAAACTTATGACAGAGACTCTTCTGTTTCCCAGAGGACAGTCTCATCTGATCTGTTAAAA AATACACCTCTCAATGATGACAGCACCCCAGACCAAGAAGATCTCATGCTGAAGACGTCCACCGGGACAGAAACCAGCGAGTCCTCACCATTAGGACGGGCTTCAAGTTTTAGCTCCCCTGAGCTTCCTGCCGCAATCCGAAGTGCATTTGTTTTAGGG gaAGCGGCTCCACTGGACCATCCTTTTAGTGCTGTCAAACGTCAGCAGCAAAAGAAATGGTTGGAGGAACTGAACAAGCAAAGGGAGGAAGCTGCCGTGCGAAAAATGGAAGAAAAGCAAAAGCTTCAAGAG AGCGTTCAGCACGATCACTGGGCAATGCATTTTGATTCTTTTAAGAAGCCGAGTCCTGTCGCTCAGAATACGGTACCATTTCTGCAGCTTGAGAATCCTCAGCCATCATCTGAGCCGCTGGGTGGTACAGTATCTCTTTCTGCAAATCCTCACCAACCGGAACAGTTAGAAACTGTGAAATCGACTGAGGAGAAGGACTTTCAAAGCCAGAAAGCTGG GTTTCTGCGTACCATGACCTCTTTATTAGACCCTGTGCAGATTGAAGAAAGGGATCGTAAGAGAGTGAAGCAACTGGAACATCAG AAAGCCATAGCGGCTCAAGTCGAAGAAAAACGCAGGAGAAAGCAGCTGGAAGATGAACAAAGGCTAATGGAAGAACAAGAGGAGGAGAGGCGACTGGCGAGAGAACGGGAAGAAATGCGACAACAGTACGAGGAAGACTCATTTAAACAGAAGCAAAAAGAA GAGGTTCTTGACCAGAAGACGAAAGAATTGTATCAAAGAATGCAGAAGGCACAAGAAGAAGCACAGCGGCtaaagcaggagcagcggatgcgcCACCTACTGCAGAAGGGACATGATATATCTAACCTACAGAAGAATACAACTG GTGACACGCTGTATCCGGAGATCAGCAGCGCTGCAAGCCGCACCACCGACGTGAGATCAGATGATCAGAATATTACCAGCAGTGTTATGAAACCGAGCACTTTAACCGTTACCTCACCGAGGAGGGACACGGCCGTTCAGACAG ATGACTTGAATTTCGTAATGAAGCCGTATCCCGTATCCCACTGCAAAGAGATGACCTGGAGACATCAGCACAACGCCTCTCCTGATATTCCCATAGAGTTTAAGGACCAACAGCGCAAAGCCGACGTACAGACAAATAAGTCGCACGTCCAGAGAGACAGAAATGACTCCAGCAAGGAAAACACCAACGCTTACAATGATGTTTATGATCAGTTCGCGAGAACAGAAAAGCAGGGAAAGGAGCACGGACGTAAACCAGACTGGAATAAAAACAGACCTCCGAAAAAATACATCCCAGCTTCGGAGCGGTACCCCAGGGGGCTTCAGAAGCAGAGGGAGGAGAGCAAAGTGCGGAGGCAGATAGAGCTGATGCATTTAGTGGAAAAGAATTCTTCTAATAATTTGCATTTGAGAAAAGGGAAATCTCCAGAAAAGTCTCCAACTCCCAGGGAGGAAGCCAAGATCTCTCCACATCGTGGAGACGTGAAAACTAGGCAAGAGGCCAGAAAG CAAGAAGACCGAGTCCAAACAATTGAATTAAGTTTCAAGAG ACCAGACTCTCCACCAGTCCCTGCGGTGAAGAACCGATTACACCACGCTCAGAAGAGATCCACCATTACACCCATTCCTTTAGTTCACAATGGAAACACCGTGTCCATCCAGCGACATGTCACTCCAGACCTGGAGAAATTGGAATCTGACCGACCTCCATCTTCACAATTTGTTCCGTATGTTCGGACAAAAGAGATTTACTACTTAGATCCTGACGCCCCAATGTCCAGGCCTTCAACACATGAACCTCAGCACAATCCACCAG GCAATGACCAGGAATCTCAACAAATATTCATCTCTGTTCATGCAAAAGACCCTTTGCTGAATCCTAATGTCGTCAGAAATAAGGACCGACAGCAAGCCATACTGAGGGGGTTATCAGAATTACGGAAG GGCTTGCTTCAGAAACAAAGGGAGTTGGAGACAGGGTTGATGCCCGATGTTTAA